The following proteins are co-located in the Polyangia bacterium genome:
- a CDS encoding 3-deoxy-7-phosphoheptulonate synthase: MLHATDDLRIEKIRPLIPPAILMEDLPLSESASTTVAESREAIARCLRGRDDRLVVVVGPCSIHDVAAAREYAQRLRGLLPEITDALCVVMRVYFEKPRTTVGWKGLINDPHLDGTFKVNDGLHLARSLLLDLAELGLPSGCEFLDTITPQYIADLVSWGAIGARTTESQVHRELASGLSVPVGFKNGTDGNIQIAIDAVQAASHPHQFLSVTKQGLSAIVATRGNPDCHIILRGSSKGPNFQTEPVAKAIAELTKAGLPPQLMIDCSHGNSRKDPENQPAVARDIAEQIRAGSGSVTGVMIESHLVAGRQDRAPGRQLTYGQSITDACLAWDDTVPTLHMLAAAVRARRAAGKVTIPASAASGVR, from the coding sequence ATGTTGCACGCGACCGACGACCTGCGCATCGAGAAGATCCGCCCGCTCATCCCGCCCGCCATCCTGATGGAGGATCTACCGCTCTCCGAGTCGGCGTCGACGACGGTGGCGGAGAGCCGCGAGGCCATCGCCCGCTGCCTGCGCGGCCGCGACGACCGGTTGGTGGTGGTGGTCGGCCCCTGCTCGATCCACGACGTGGCCGCCGCCCGCGAGTACGCCCAACGGCTGCGCGGCCTCTTGCCCGAGATCACGGACGCCCTGTGCGTGGTGATGCGCGTGTACTTCGAAAAACCGCGCACCACCGTCGGCTGGAAGGGCCTCATCAACGACCCGCACCTGGACGGCACCTTCAAGGTCAACGACGGCCTGCACCTGGCGCGCAGTCTGTTGCTGGATCTGGCCGAGCTGGGCCTGCCCTCTGGCTGTGAATTCCTGGACACCATCACCCCGCAGTACATCGCCGACCTGGTCAGCTGGGGCGCCATCGGCGCGCGCACCACCGAAAGCCAGGTCCACCGGGAGCTCGCCTCCGGCCTGTCGGTGCCGGTCGGTTTCAAGAACGGCACCGACGGCAACATCCAGATCGCCATCGACGCCGTGCAGGCCGCCAGCCACCCGCATCAGTTCCTGTCGGTGACCAAGCAGGGCCTGTCCGCCATCGTGGCCACGCGCGGAAATCCCGACTGTCACATCATCCTGCGCGGGTCCAGCAAGGGACCGAACTTTCAGACCGAGCCGGTGGCCAAGGCCATCGCCGAGCTGACCAAGGCCGGGCTGCCGCCGCAGTTGATGATCGACTGCAGCCACGGCAACAGCCGCAAGGATCCGGAGAACCAGCCAGCGGTGGCGCGCGACATCGCCGAGCAGATTCGCGCCGGGTCGGGGTCGGTCACCGGCGTGATGATCGAGAGCCACCTGGTGGCCGGCCGGCAGGATCGCGCGCCCGGGCGACAGCTGACCTATGGGCAAAGCATCACCGACGCCTGTCTGGCCTGGGACGACACCGTCCCCACTCTGCACATGCTGGCCGCCGCCGTTCGCGCGCGGCGCGCCGCCGGCAAGGTCACCATCCCGGCCAGCGCCGCGTCGGGCGTGCGCTGA
- a CDS encoding DUF3332 family protein yields the protein MKRGLRDTILLAAVGLALTSSIGCYGHFKLVNAVRDFNEGVGPNRVMRSLVMWGLVIIPVYEFAWLGDVLVFNAIEFFNADPTAASATAEKRQTLPDGTEVRIARVGADTVRIRHTDAAGLDQAVDIVRIGDRAGYVRRPGGAIVGTVEQLPDGRLMETSAGW from the coding sequence ATGAAACGGGGACTGCGCGACACCATCCTGCTTGCAGCGGTCGGCCTGGCGTTGACCTCGTCCATCGGCTGTTACGGACACTTCAAGCTGGTCAACGCGGTCCGCGATTTCAACGAAGGCGTCGGGCCGAACCGGGTGATGCGCAGCCTGGTGATGTGGGGCCTGGTGATCATCCCCGTCTACGAATTTGCCTGGCTGGGCGACGTGCTGGTGTTCAACGCGATCGAGTTCTTCAACGCCGATCCCACCGCGGCGTCCGCCACCGCGGAGAAACGGCAGACGTTGCCTGACGGCACCGAGGTGCGCATCGCTCGCGTCGGTGCCGACACGGTTCGCATTCGCCATACCGATGCCGCCGGCCTTGACCAGGCGGTGGACATCGTCAGGATCGGCGACCGTGCCGGCTACGTCCGTCGCCCCGGCGGCGCCATCGTCGGCACCGTCGAGCAGTTACCCGACGGTCGATTGATGGAAACGTCCGCAGGCTGGTGA
- the purU gene encoding formyltetrahydrofolate deformylase — MVELTAKAAGADKVQPVTATLLVSCRDRTGLVAALSDFVFRNDGNIIDADQHADRETGLFFMRLVWDLAEFRLPRAQLDGALAEIARRFDLTWALTFSDLRPRVAIFCSTLPHCLYDLLLSHQLDELGGDLALVISNHDVLAPVAGHFGVPFQKIPVEPGRKDAAEAQQQELLDQHGVDLIVLARYMQILSPPFVDRWSRRIINIHHSFLPAFVGARPYHQAQERGVKIIGATAHYVTSDLDQGPIIEQDVCRVSHRDDVDNLVQKGRELERQVLTRAVRSHLQRRVLVSGNRTIVFG, encoded by the coding sequence ATGGTTGAGCTGACCGCCAAGGCCGCCGGCGCCGACAAAGTCCAGCCGGTCACCGCCACGCTGCTGGTCAGCTGCCGGGATCGCACCGGCCTGGTGGCGGCGCTGTCGGATTTTGTCTTTCGCAACGACGGCAACATCATCGACGCCGACCAGCACGCCGACCGCGAGACCGGCCTTTTCTTCATGCGGCTCGTGTGGGACCTGGCGGAGTTTCGCCTGCCGCGCGCCCAGCTTGACGGCGCGCTGGCCGAGATCGCCCGCCGTTTTGATCTGACCTGGGCGCTGACGTTTTCCGACCTCCGGCCGCGGGTGGCCATCTTTTGCAGCACGCTGCCGCACTGTCTTTATGATCTGCTGCTGTCGCACCAGCTGGACGAGCTCGGTGGCGATCTGGCGCTGGTGATCTCGAACCACGACGTGCTGGCGCCGGTGGCCGGTCACTTCGGCGTCCCGTTTCAGAAGATCCCCGTCGAGCCGGGGCGCAAGGACGCCGCCGAGGCCCAGCAGCAAGAGCTTCTGGATCAGCACGGCGTCGATCTGATCGTCCTTGCCCGGTACATGCAGATCCTGTCGCCGCCCTTCGTCGACCGCTGGTCGCGGCGGATAATCAACATCCACCATTCGTTCTTGCCGGCGTTCGTCGGGGCGCGGCCCTATCACCAGGCGCAAGAGCGGGGCGTGAAGATCATCGGCGCCACCGCCCACTACGTCACCAGCGATCTGGACCAGGGACCGATCATCGAGCAGGACGTCTGCCGGGTCAGTCACCGCGACGACGTGGACAACCTGGTTCAGAAGGGCCGCGAGCTGGAACGCCAGGTGCTGACGCGCGCCGTTCGCAGCCACCTGCAGCGCCGCGTGCTGGTCTCGGGTAACAGGACGATTGTCTTCGGCTGA
- a CDS encoding DUF2470 domain-containing protein, which translates to MSDSKANATDSLPRAARALLASQRTGVLSTISVHRAGYPYGSLTPYAPSVRGQPIILISTLAAHTKNLLADPRASLYVGDQAAAEDPQAGGRVALLGVAARVSDSEKADARARYLARHPQARDYFRTHDFQLWELAVEELRLIAGFGRISWLDGAVVRRLPDDDPLRADARGICAHMNDDHADALAAYCRAAGQDATSARMVGVDAHGLDVETASDRLRFEFPDPVSTPEEVRRAVIALLRRARAELGSG; encoded by the coding sequence ATGAGCGACTCGAAAGCAAACGCAACCGACAGTCTGCCGCGGGCGGCCCGCGCGCTGCTGGCCAGTCAGCGCACCGGCGTGCTGTCGACGATCTCGGTTCACCGCGCTGGCTACCCATACGGATCGCTGACGCCATACGCACCGTCCGTGCGTGGACAACCGATCATTCTCATCAGCACGCTGGCGGCGCACACCAAGAACCTGCTGGCCGATCCACGCGCCAGCTTGTACGTCGGTGATCAGGCGGCGGCCGAGGATCCCCAGGCGGGCGGACGCGTGGCGCTGCTGGGTGTGGCGGCGCGCGTCTCCGACTCCGAAAAGGCAGACGCCCGGGCGCGTTACCTGGCCCGTCATCCGCAGGCGCGCGACTATTTCCGCACCCACGACTTTCAGCTGTGGGAATTGGCCGTCGAGGAGCTGCGCCTCATCGCCGGGTTCGGCCGCATCTCGTGGCTGGACGGCGCGGTGGTGCGACGCCTTCCCGACGACGATCCGCTGCGCGCCGACGCTCGAGGGATCTGCGCGCACATGAACGACGACCACGCCGATGCGCTGGCCGCTTACTGCCGCGCCGCCGGCCAAGACGCCACCTCGGCCCGCATGGTCGGCGTCGACGCTCACGGCCTGGACGTCGAGACCGCCAGCGATCGCTTGCGCTTTGAGTTTCCCGACCCCGTCAGCACGCCCGAGGAGGTGCGCCGCGCGGTGATCGCGCTTTTGAGACGGGCGCGCGCTGAGCTCGGCAGCGGCTGA
- a CDS encoding ABC transporter ATP-binding protein: protein MRKIYAGNRRGGANAQVVAVDGIDLQVARGECFGLLGPNGAGKTTTVEILEGLNEPTSGAVQLFGLSWRQHGAQIRQRIGVALQETRLSEKLSVAETLELFRSFYRRPRSLDALLDAVQLQEKRAAWVGKLSGGQKQRLALACALIGDPEILFLDEPTTGLDPQSRRQVWQLVNDYRAGGGTVLLTTHYMEEAERLCDRVAIVDRGRIISEGSPRALIAALGADHVIEFDVGAAAGTGPSLDEGDLRPTLESLPAVTSVRREAASWVLVSSEPHRALPALIAALQSLSIPLERVATRQATLEDVFVALTGRSLRDD from the coding sequence CTGCGCAAGATCTACGCTGGCAACCGGCGAGGCGGCGCGAACGCGCAGGTGGTGGCCGTCGACGGGATCGACCTGCAGGTGGCGCGCGGCGAGTGCTTTGGTCTGCTGGGACCGAACGGAGCCGGCAAGACCACCACCGTCGAAATTCTGGAGGGTCTGAACGAACCGACCAGCGGCGCGGTGCAACTGTTCGGCCTTTCGTGGCGGCAACACGGCGCTCAAATTCGCCAGCGCATCGGGGTCGCGCTGCAAGAGACGCGGCTGTCCGAGAAGCTATCCGTGGCCGAGACGCTGGAGCTGTTTCGCAGCTTCTATCGCCGGCCGCGTTCGCTGGACGCGCTTTTGGACGCGGTTCAGCTTCAGGAGAAACGGGCGGCGTGGGTGGGCAAGCTGTCAGGCGGGCAGAAGCAACGGCTGGCGCTGGCCTGCGCGCTGATCGGCGATCCGGAGATCTTGTTTCTCGACGAGCCGACCACCGGGCTTGATCCGCAGTCGCGCCGGCAGGTGTGGCAGCTGGTGAATGATTACCGCGCCGGCGGCGGAACGGTCCTGTTGACCACGCACTACATGGAAGAAGCGGAGCGCCTGTGCGACCGGGTGGCCATCGTCGATCGCGGGCGCATCATCAGCGAAGGCTCGCCGCGGGCGCTGATTGCTGCGTTGGGTGCCGACCATGTGATCGAGTTCGACGTCGGTGCGGCGGCGGGGACGGGTCCGAGCCTGGACGAGGGCGATCTGCGTCCCACCCTGGAATCGTTGCCAGCGGTGACGTCGGTGCGGCGCGAGGCGGCGAGCTGGGTGCTGGTCTCCAGCGAGCCGCACCGGGCATTGCCGGCATTGATCGCGGCGCTGCAGTCGCTGAGCATCCCGCTCGAACGCGTGGCCACCCGGCAGGCGACGTTGGAAGACGTGTTCGTCGCCCTGACAGGCCGTTCGCTGCGCGACGACTGA
- a CDS encoding AI-2E family transporter, which produces MFTISAGVLLVTALVMAVSHALVAVTLTATAALLAIALDHVVAMLTRRRVPRSLALALVMLGVICLQAGLAVTIIPPAVRQGKALVNAAPSYVKSLRANRLFQIVDQRLDLSSRISGFEEKAPEMLEGAAAPILSAVGGIISVVAAAVSIFFLTVFMLIFGGRLVQAALGEARPQNGIVYRSVIKKIYQSVGGYVGGLILICTINGTLTTVFLAIDGVPFFLPLGLISGFSSTIPYAGPFIAGTGITLIALITGGPWHAVASVAYFLAYGQLEGNVLGPLIFRRTVHVNPLVVTLSVLFLGEIGGVIGAIVAVPVVAALQIILREVLRQRREQLAIAEKNGDEI; this is translated from the coding sequence GTGTTCACCATCAGCGCCGGCGTCCTGCTGGTGACGGCGCTGGTGATGGCTGTCAGTCACGCGCTGGTGGCGGTGACGTTGACCGCCACGGCGGCCCTGCTGGCCATCGCCCTCGATCACGTGGTCGCCATGCTCACCCGCCGCCGGGTGCCGCGGTCGCTGGCCCTCGCGCTGGTCATGCTGGGGGTGATCTGCCTGCAGGCCGGCCTGGCCGTCACCATCATTCCGCCCGCCGTCAGGCAGGGCAAGGCGCTGGTCAATGCGGCGCCGAGCTATGTCAAATCGCTGCGGGCCAACCGTCTGTTTCAAATCGTCGACCAGCGTCTGGATCTGTCCAGCCGGATCAGCGGCTTCGAAGAAAAGGCGCCCGAGATGCTGGAAGGCGCGGCGGCGCCGATCCTGTCGGCCGTTGGTGGGATCATCAGCGTCGTGGCGGCCGCGGTGTCGATCTTCTTTCTCACCGTGTTCATGCTGATCTTCGGCGGGCGCCTGGTGCAGGCCGCGCTCGGCGAGGCGCGCCCCCAGAACGGCATCGTCTACCGCAGCGTCATCAAGAAGATCTATCAATCGGTGGGCGGCTACGTCGGCGGCCTGATCTTGATCTGCACCATCAACGGCACGCTGACGACGGTCTTTCTGGCCATCGACGGCGTGCCGTTCTTCTTGCCGCTGGGCCTCATCAGCGGTTTCTCCAGCACCATCCCCTACGCCGGGCCATTCATCGCCGGCACCGGCATCACCTTGATCGCCTTGATCACCGGTGGGCCGTGGCACGCCGTGGCCTCGGTGGCGTACTTCCTCGCCTACGGCCAGCTGGAAGGAAACGTGCTTGGGCCGCTGATTTTTCGGCGCACCGTGCACGTCAACCCGCTGGTGGTGACGCTGTCGGTGCTGTTCCTGGGCGAGATCGGCGGCGTCATCGGCGCGATCGTCGCGGTGCCGGTGGTGGCGGCGCTGCAGATCATCCTGCGCGAGGTGCTGCGTCAGCGCCGTGAACAGCTGGCCATCGCCGAGAAGAACGGCGACGAGATCTAA